A portion of the Oreochromis niloticus isolate F11D_XX linkage group LG10, O_niloticus_UMD_NMBU, whole genome shotgun sequence genome contains these proteins:
- the LOC100691478 gene encoding uncharacterized protein LOC100691478 yields MAADTESVEMASEETYIFKWSKEQTAEFIKLRGDNEHLFTGAKHSAALGWRAVLEKMGLLGKITPLQAKKKWDNLKKKYKDCKYPGSGEGGSEKPTAATWPWFALMDEVLGQRPSTRPQVLITSIQDNTPGPSSAVGNQAWDQEEQEDDGQLEPRREKRKRNWESELLDLIREDMRLQREIEERRAEEARQRMDRLFGLLEKLVEKKCVKFCK; encoded by the exons ATGGCGGCAGATACAGAGTCGGTAGAGATGGCATCGGAGGAaacctacatttttaaat GGAGCAAAGAGCAGACGgcggagtttattaaactccgcGGAGACAACGAGCACCTTTTCACCGGTGCTAAACACTCAGCCGCTCTGGGTTGGAg GGCAGTTCTTGAGAAGATGGGCCTGCTGGGAAAAATCACCCCGTTACAGGCCAAAAAAAAATgggacaatttaaaaaaaaaatacaaa gattgcaagtatccagggTCAGGCGAGGGAGGGAGTGagaagcccactgctgctacatggccctggtttgcccttATGGATGAAGTGTTAGGACAGAGGCCTTCCACCAGACCTCAAGTCCTAATTACCTCCATCCAGGACAACACTCCAGGTCCCAGTTCAGCAGTAGGAAACCAAGCGTGGGAtcaggaggagcaagaggatgATGGCCAGCTGGAGCCAAGaagggaaaagagaaagaggaacTGGGAGAGCGAGTTGTTGGATTTGATCAGAGAAGATATGAGGTTGCAGAGGGAAATTGAGGAAAGAAGAGCAGAGGAAGCAAGACAGAGAATGGACAGGCTGTTTGGGTTATTGGAAAAActtgttgaaaaaaaatgtgtaaagttCTGTAAATAA